Proteins from a genomic interval of Lentimicrobiaceae bacterium:
- the rfbC gene encoding dTDP-4-dehydrorhamnose 3,5-epimerase: MEIISSDIPEVKLIKPTIFRDDRGYFFESFQDKKFKELVCNADFVQDNESMSKANVIRGLHYQLNPYAQGKLVRVLKGAVVDVAVDIRRNSPTFLKWVAFELTEDNKHQLWIPAGFAHAFLSLADNTVFCYKCTNYYNKESERAIIWNDPDINITWDKFKKSDGDFIISEKDKQAVTLKQAEIF; this comes from the coding sequence ATGGAGATAATTTCGTCAGACATACCCGAAGTAAAACTTATAAAACCGACTATTTTCAGAGACGATAGAGGATATTTTTTTGAGTCGTTTCAGGATAAAAAGTTTAAAGAGTTGGTTTGCAATGCCGATTTTGTTCAGGACAACGAATCTATGTCGAAAGCTAACGTAATACGCGGTTTGCACTATCAGCTTAACCCCTACGCACAAGGCAAGTTGGTTAGAGTATTAAAAGGTGCTGTTGTAGATGTTGCTGTTGATATTCGTCGAAATTCGCCTACATTTTTAAAGTGGGTAGCTTTCGAACTTACTGAAGACAACAAACATCAACTTTGGATTCCTGCGGGATTTGCTCACGCTTTTTTATCTCTTGCGGATAACACCGTATTTTGCTACAAATGTACAAACTACTACAACAAAGAATCGGAAAGAGCTATTATTTGGAACGATCCGGATATAAATATTACTTGGGATAAATTCAAAAAAAGCGACGGTGACTTTATTATATCTGAAAAAGATAAGCAAGCCGTTACTCTTAAACAGGCAGAAATATTTTAA
- the lpdA gene encoding dihydrolipoyl dehydrogenase: protein MKYDILVIGSGPGGYVAAIRSAQLGLKTAVVEKSELGGICLNWGCIPTKALLKCAQVYKDSANAGNYGVDIETQPVANLEKMVNRSRDVSSTMSKGVKFLLDKNKIDIYEGFAKLKTNSSVEVKLNTGETTTIEAENIIIATGARSRELPNLKQDGKKIIGYREALVLKEKPESMVVVGSGAIGSEFAYFFSTIGVKVTLVEFMPQIVPTEDEEIARILERNFKRSKIKVMTSATVESVDINENNKCNVTIKTAKGDEQVECDIVLSAVGISANIENIGLEELGINVEKGRIIVDKNYKTNVDGIYAIGDVIPGPALAHISSAEALACVNYIAKQEVNPVNYNNIPGCIYTIPEVSSTGLSEKKAIEQGYSVRVGKFPFTASGKATAVGVRDGMVKVVIDEKTDKLLGAHLVGYNVTELIAEMVLAIENNLTAHDIVKAVHPHPTINEGIVEAIENAYNKAIHL, encoded by the coding sequence ATGAAATACGATATACTAGTAATTGGAAGTGGACCCGGCGGTTACGTTGCTGCCATACGTTCGGCACAACTTGGACTTAAAACCGCAGTAGTTGAAAAAAGCGAATTAGGCGGAATTTGCCTTAATTGGGGTTGCATTCCCACAAAAGCCCTTTTGAAATGTGCACAAGTCTATAAAGACTCTGCAAATGCCGGCAACTACGGAGTTGACATTGAAACTCAGCCGGTTGCAAATTTGGAGAAAATGGTAAACAGAAGTCGTGATGTTTCTTCAACCATGAGCAAAGGCGTTAAATTTCTGTTAGATAAAAATAAAATTGACATTTACGAAGGTTTTGCAAAACTCAAAACCAATTCTTCTGTTGAAGTAAAACTAAATACCGGCGAGACCACAACAATAGAAGCCGAAAACATCATCATTGCTACTGGAGCAAGGTCTAGAGAGCTACCTAACCTAAAACAAGACGGTAAAAAAATTATAGGCTATCGCGAGGCTCTTGTTCTTAAAGAAAAGCCCGAAAGTATGGTTGTTGTCGGCTCTGGAGCCATTGGAAGCGAATTTGCGTATTTTTTCAGCACCATAGGCGTCAAGGTTACGCTTGTCGAGTTTATGCCACAAATAGTGCCTACCGAAGATGAAGAAATTGCTAGGATTCTTGAACGAAACTTCAAGAGGTCGAAAATTAAAGTTATGACTTCTGCAACTGTCGAAAGTGTTGATATCAACGAAAACAACAAATGCAACGTTACCATAAAAACCGCAAAAGGCGACGAACAAGTTGAATGCGACATAGTTCTATCGGCTGTTGGTATAAGTGCCAATATTGAAAATATCGGTTTGGAAGAATTAGGAATAAACGTAGAAAAAGGTAGAATAATTGTCGATAAAAACTACAAAACCAATGTTGATGGCATTTACGCCATAGGCGACGTAATTCCGGGACCTGCATTGGCTCACATTTCATCAGCCGAAGCCTTGGCTTGTGTTAATTACATTGCAAAACAAGAAGTTAATCCTGTAAATTACAACAACATACCAGGCTGTATTTACACAATTCCCGAAGTTTCATCAACCGGACTTTCGGAGAAAAAAGCCATTGAACAAGGTTATAGTGTGAGAGTTGGTAAATTTCCATTTACTGCATCGGGTAAAGCAACAGCAGTAGGAGTTAGAGACGGTATGGTAAAAGTTGTCATCGACGAAAAAACCGATAAATTGCTTGGTGCACACCTTGTTGGCTACAATGTTACAGAACTTATAGCCGAAATGGTTTTAGCTATAGAAAACAATCTTACAGCTCACGATATTGTTAAAGCCGTGCATCCGCACCCAACAATAAACGAGGGAATTGTTGAAGCTATTGAAAATGCGTATAACAAAGCAATACATCTATAG